Part of the Companilactobacillus zhachilii genome is shown below.
TTTTACCGTTATCCGCATGTGGAGTGAACTCTGGAAGTTCAAGCAATCAACATCAAGCGTCGAAAACTAAACCCAAAGTTAAGAGGGACGAAGCTTTAATAAAAAAGAATCAGGCAACGTGGGCTAAGTTGACCAAGGATGCTGAAGTTGTTAAAACTGATGCTTACAGTGGTGATAGTATTGTTCCAACTAAATTATCAGATTTGAAAAAAGCTGGTGATATCGTCAAAGGTACGGTTTATAATTTGGAACAAATGGATGCTCCAAAAAATATGGCTTTTACTAAAGCCAAAATTCGAGTTGATCAAGTTTTGAGTGGTGATAAGAGCCTAGTTGGTAAAGATTATTACGTTGTTTTACGTGGTGGTTTGACGACAACCGACTCTTATTATGCTGATATGAATCGGACAAAAGAAGTTGATCACGATATTTTGGTTGAGAATCCAGAAGCGCCATTGCCCAAAATCGGAACGCAATTCATAACAGTTCTAGATAAAAATAATTTGGATAGTGGTTCGGAGTATAGCCAAATTTTAATGAAGAGTGGCTTTACTAAGAAAAATTCACGACCAATTTTTGATGAGCAATTTAGTTTCTGGGTTAAGGATAAATCTGGAAAGTATATACTCAATAATCCCAAGGCCAGCACTGATTTAGAGGATTTAACTTGGAGCATTAATCACGAGTTTAAGTAAGGGTTCCGCCTCCAGGACCAAGAAAATTAGGCCGCTATGAGGACCGCTCGGAGCCAAGGTCTCCGAGCTCGATTTTGAACCTCGCAAAAAGCGCTAGTTTCAAAAGTCGTCCGTGGTGTAAAGGCTAAAGCCTTAACGCCACTTTCACAGCGACCTAATTTTTTTTGTTCCTTCCGGCTAGTTTGTTGTTTGTTTTGGATGAATACTAATAGTTAAAATTATGGGTCAAAATTGACCAGTACTGTACGTAAAAAAATCAGTCTTGAGAATTTCTAATTTCTCAAGACTGATTTTTTAATGTGTTAATTTCCAATTCTTATAACTTAATCCACAGAAATAGGCCAAAACTTCAAATGTTGAAATAAAGAATGTCACTGGCCAGTTAGTAATGAAGGCTAAATATAGTCCTAACCAAACGCCGATTAATGATAAGCCGACGGAAACTAAAATCATTTTTGGGACTGAATGAACCAAGTATTTAGCAGTGGCAGCTGGTAGGGTTAGTAAGACAAAGACTAGCAATGAACCAACTATTTGGGCCCCGATACTGACGCTTAGTGCTAGAGTGACTAAGAAAGTGATGGATAATAATCTTGTTTTTAGTCCCGCTGCTTGAGCACCTAAATGATCGAAGGAGTCAAAGGCGAGTGGTTTATAAAATACAAGGAATATTAAAATGACGAATAATGCTAAAATCATCAATTGTTTAACTTCGTGACCGCTGATACCAACGATACTTCCGAACAAAATATTTGTTGCATAACTGCTTGATTGAGCTGATAGTGATAAAAAGAGGATTCCTAAACCAATAAATAACGAGGAAATGGCACTAATCGAGGCTTCACGTCTGGAAGCTTCACCACTTAAACTGCCGACGGCAATCGAGCTGACAAGGGTAAAGATAATCATCCCGGCTAATGGTGAAATACCAATCAGGATTCCAAAAGAAGCTCCGGCAAAGCCAATTTCTGACAGTGTATGTGATAAAAATGACATATTACGTGAAACGACGAAAACGCCCACTAGACCTGCTGTAATAGCGATGAAGGTACTAGCAATAAAGGCTTGTTGCATAAATTCATATCCAAACATAATTAACCCTCCATCTCGAACATTTTTTCAGAAACATCGTTGATATCAATCGATTCAATCGTTTTGTTTTTGAAAAGGAGAGCTCGACTAGTATATTTCTTTGTTAATTCGTAATCATGAGTAATAAAAATTACTGTTAGGTGATATTTTTGATTTAATTCTTGAACGAGATCCATCAATTGCATTTTGACTTCAACATCTAAACTAGCAGTCGATTCGTCTAAAATTAAAACTTGGGGATTATTTAGTAAAGCTTGGGCAAGGTAGGCTTTTTGTTTTTCACCACCAGAGGCCAGACCCAGCGGACGGTCTTTGAGAGTCGTAAGATGCGTTTTTTCCATAATAGTCTGAATCAATCCGTTATCGAGCTTACGTTGTTTGGGACTAAATGTGAATTTAAGATTTAGCCGCACGAATTGCTCAATACTGAGCGGATAATCGAGGTCAATATTTCGAAATTGGGGAACATAGCCAATGGTTTGTTTGGAAATTTGCAAATCACCACTGGTCTTTGATTCTAATCCCATCAAAATTTTAACGAGGGTAGTCTTTCCTGAACCATTTGGTCCAACAAGACTGATAAATTCACCATCATTAATCGTAAAATTCAGATTTTCAAAAACTAATTGTTTACCAAATTTTTTTGTTAAATTGTTTGCTACTATCATTGTTGATTCTCACTTTGTAAAATCTTATTTAAGGCTTGGTATTGTGAAAGCATCCATTCTGTATAAGTTTTACCCTTAGGCAAAGTTTCGGTTACGTTTAGAACAGGGATGTTATTTTTCTTTGCTAAATCAACCAAATTATTGACTAGCTTACTATCAGTTTGGGTATTGAGCACCATGAAATTAATCTGTTTATTTTTTATACCTTTATGCATTTCTTGGATAACATTTGGGGTAGGATCGGTGCCGTTTTCCACAGCTTGCTCAAATTTTTGATTTGCTACCTTGAAGCCCATTGCTTGAATTGAATAATCAAAAACAGGTTCAGTCACATAAACATTTTTGTTAGACAATTTGGCAGAAGTGTTTTTCAATTGACTTAATTCTTTTTGAATCGGTTTGAGTGAAGCAATGTATTCTTGAGCATTTTGTTTAAAATAAGCCTTGTTCTTAGGATACTTTTTGGCTAATTGATCAGCCAAGTAATTAGCGTAATCAGGCATGGTATTAGGATTGTACCAAATATGAGGATTATCACCAGTCTTCTTATGCATGACATTTTCACCAAT
Proteins encoded:
- a CDS encoding ATP-binding cassette domain-containing protein; this encodes MIVANNLTKKFGKQLVFENLNFTINDGEFISLVGPNGSGKTTLVKILMGLESKTSGDLQISKQTIGYVPQFRNIDLDYPLSIEQFVRLNLKFTFSPKQRKLDNGLIQTIMEKTHLTTLKDRPLGLASGGEKQKAYLAQALLNNPQVLILDESTASLDVEVKMQLMDLVQELNQKYHLTVIFITHDYELTKKYTSRALLFKNKTIESIDINDVSEKMFEMEG
- a CDS encoding metal ABC transporter solute-binding protein is translated as MTIEKHKFLGIILSLLAFILILSGCSNKKVSDSSSKIRIVTTTDFYAEVAKAVVGDKGTVSSIINNPAIDPHDYEPTTDVAKTVSKADFSVANGLGYDEWMNKLSKNGTYIKIGENVMHKKTGDNPHIWYNPNTMPDYANYLADQLAKKYPKNKAYFKQNAQEYIASLKPIQKELSQLKNTSAKLSNKNVYVTEPVFDYSIQAMGFKVANQKFEQAVENGTDPTPNVIQEMHKGIKNKQINFMVLNTQTDSKLVNNLVDLAKKNNIPVLNVTETLPKGKTYTEWMLSQYQALNKILQSENQQ
- a CDS encoding metal ABC transporter permease yields the protein MFGYEFMQQAFIASTFIAITAGLVGVFVVSRNMSFLSHTLSEIGFAGASFGILIGISPLAGMIIFTLVSSIAVGSLSGEASRREASISAISSLFIGLGILFLSLSAQSSSYATNILFGSIVGISGHEVKQLMILALFVILIFLVFYKPLAFDSFDHLGAQAAGLKTRLLSITFLVTLALSVSIGAQIVGSLLVFVLLTLPAATAKYLVHSVPKMILVSVGLSLIGVWLGLYLAFITNWPVTFFISTFEVLAYFCGLSYKNWKLTH